One window of Cervus elaphus chromosome 6, mCerEla1.1, whole genome shotgun sequence genomic DNA carries:
- the HNRNPDL gene encoding heterogeneous nuclear ribonucleoprotein D-like, with translation MEVPPRLSHVPPPLFPSAPATLASRSLSHWRPRAPRQLAPLLPSLAPSSARQGARRAQRHVTAQQPSRLAGGAAIKGGRRRRPDLFRRHFKSSSIQRSAAAAAATRSARQHPPADHSAAMEDMNEYSNIEEFAEGSKINASKNQQDDGKMFIGGLSWDTSKKDLTEYLSRFGEVVDCTIKTDPVTGRSRGFGFVLFKDAASVDKVLELKEHKLDGKLIDPKRAKALKGKEPPKKVFVGGLSPDTSEEQIKEYFGAFGEIENIELPMDTKTNERRGFCFITYTDEEPVKKLLESRYHQIGSGKCEIKVAQPKEVYRQQQQQQKGGRGAAAGGRGGTRGRGRGQGQNWNQGFNNYYDQGYGNYNSAYGGDQNYSGYGGYDYTGYNYGNYGYGQGYADYSGQQSTYGKASRGGGNHQNNYQPY, from the exons ATGGAGGTCCCGCCCCGACTCTCCCATGTGCCGCCGCCATTGTTCCCCTCCGCTCCCGCTACTTTAGCCTCCCGCAGCCTCTCCCATTGGCGGCCGCGGGCGCCGCGGCAGCTTGCCCCGCTCCTCCCTTCGCTCGCTCCCAGCTCCGCCCGGCAGGGGGCGCGCCGGGCCCAGCGCCACGTCACCGCCCAGCAACCCTCCCGATTGGCGGGCGGGGCGGCTATAAAGGGAGGGCGCAGGCGGCGCCCGGATCTCTTCCGCCGCCATTTTAAATCCAGCTCCATACAACGCTccgccgccgctgctgccgcGACTCGGTCTGCGCGCCAGCACCCTCCGGCCGACCACTCCGCCGCTATGGAAGACATGAACGAGTACAGCAACATAGAGGAATTCGCAGAGGGATCCAAGATCAACGCGAGCAAGAACCAGCAGGATGACGG TAAAATGTTTATTGGAGGCTTGAGCTGGGATACAAGCAAGAAAGATCTGACTGAATATTTGTCTCGATTTGGGGAAGTTGTGGACTGCACGATTAAAACAGATCCTGTTACTGGAAGATCACGAGGATTTGGATTTGTGCTTTTCAAGGATGCTGCTAGTGTTGATAAG GTTTTGGAACTGAAAGAACACAAACTGGATGGCAAATTGATAGACCCCAAACGGGCCAAAGCTTTAAAGGGGAAGGAACCCCCAAAAAAGGTTTTCGTGGGTGGATTGAGCCCAGATACTTCGGAGgaacaaattaaagaatattttggaGCCTTTGGAGAG ATTGAAAATATTGAACTTCctatggatacaaaaacaaatgaaagaagagGATTTTGCTTTATTACATATACAGACGAGGAGCCAGTAAAGAAATTGTTAGAAAGCAGATACCATCAAATTGGTTCTGGGAAG TGTGAAATCAAAGTTGCACAACCCAAAGAGGTATATAgacagcaacagcaacaacagaaggGAGGAAGAGGTGCTGCAGCTGGTGGGCGAGGAGGTACTAGGGGTCGTGGCCGAG GTCAGGGCCAAAACTGGAACCAAGGATTTAATAACTATTATGATCAAGGATATGGAAATTACAATAGTGCCTATGGTGGTGATCAAAACTATAGTGGCTATGGCGGCTATGATTATACTGGGTATAACTATGGGAACTATGGATATGGACAGGGATATGCAGACTACAGTG GCCAACAGAGCACTTATGGCAAGGCATCTCGAGGGGGTGGCAATCACCAAAATAATTACCAGCCATATTAA